The Humulus lupulus chromosome 3, drHumLupu1.1, whole genome shotgun sequence genome window below encodes:
- the LOC133823395 gene encoding uncharacterized protein LOC133823395 — protein sequence MGRGRGKGKKNTVTVVREEPGSGEEKVPAYRRRGRPQKPLNDDVQREEETEKIEEDSDEAKTLLYQGVTENGRKRKRSTPAKENMDSVKEENGIETKSTPDDSTKFVGFRHISSRRKNKPHRAAEAGVECN from the coding sequence ATGGGCAGAGGTAGAGGAAAGGGGAAGAAGAACACTGTTACAGTTGTTCGTGAAGAGCCTGGAAGTGGAGAAGAAAAGGTTCCAGCTTACCGGAGAAGAGGAAGACCGCAGAAACCATTGAACGATGATGTTCAAAGAGAGGAGGAAACTGAGAAAATAGAAGAGGATAGCGACGAAGCAAAGACTTTGTTATATCAAGGTGTCACAGAGAATGGTAGGAAAAGAAAAAGGTCTACACCAGCTAAAGAAAATATGGATTCAGTCAAAGAAGAGAATGGCATTGAAACAAAATCCACACCAGATGATTCGACAAAGTTTGTTGGTTTCCGCCACATTAGCAGTAGGCGGAAAAACAAGCCTCACCGGGCTGCTGAAGCTGGAGTTGAGTGCAATTGA